The following nucleotide sequence is from Synergistota bacterium.
TAAAATCTCCTCACTACTTTTAGATATCCGCGGAGATTCATGTATCTCAAGCCCTACACCATGTCCTAAAGAGTGCTTAAAATATGGACCCCACTTACCCAGATACTTCTCTGCTAAGGCGTGAAGCTCGCTTACTCTCACACCTGGCTTTACACGCTCAAGCACTGCCTCTTGAGCCCCCCTGACCGCATTGTATATCTCCTTAAGCTTTGAAGAGGGTTTTCCTACTATAAACGTTCTTGTCATGTCCACGTGGTATCCATCCCATACCACACCGAAATCGCATATTACAGCTTCGCTCTCCGCTATTTTCCTCGCTGACGGGCGAGCATGCGGCTTAGCAGCATTAGGCCCAGTAGCTATTATGAATGGAAACGCCCGCTCTTCAGCTCCTATCTCTTTAAGAAAAGCTTCAAGGTGAATCTCAAGCTCGCGCTCAGAAACACCTGGCGATATCTTATCTAAAAGCCACCTATATCCTCTTAGTGCTATTTCTCCCGCTTTCCTTATCCGATCGATTTCATCCTCGTTCTTAATTTTTCTTAACCTCTCTACGCTATCCGATATAGGAATCGCA
It contains:
- a CDS encoding aminopeptidase P family protein gives rise to the protein MRRWQKVYDFISSKGCEAFLVSKPVNVRYLCGYRGDDSLLILLEEGMYLFTDFRYLEDAEESCYGKCQVMEIPQDRKTLGYVLDWLKDRSVGKVGFESRWTVYETYEILNSKFNAIPISDSVERLRKIKNEDEIDRIRKAGEIALRGYRWLLDKISPGVSERELEIHLEAFLKEIGAEERAFPFIIATGPNAAKPHARPSARKIAESEAVICDFGVVWDGYHVDMTRTFIVGKPSSKLKEIYNAVRGAQEAVLERVKPGVRVSELHALAEKYLGKWGPYFKHSLGHGVGLEIHESPRISKSSEEILEEGMVITIEPGVYLRGELGVRIEDTIVVRAEGAEILTPAPKEGII